The Flavobacterium commune genome contains a region encoding:
- a CDS encoding family 43 glycosylhydrolase, which produces MFQKNYKNTILTIAFFTISTLAVAQKEKIDAIYSGIPWFDNNGNVVSAHGANIVKDNGKYYLFGEYKSDDNNAFNGFSCYSSTDLYNWKFEKMALAVQKSGALGPDRVGERPKVMKCPKTGEYIMYMHADDLKYKDQYVGYATSKTINGEYTFQGPVLFEGKPIKKWDMGTFQDADGSGYIITHSGNLYKLNDDYKSVTEQLVKDMTSHCEAPVIIKKGNTYFWLGSELTSWERNDNYYFTAPSLKGPWKSQGIFAPKDSLTWNSQSTFVLPIVGSKDTTYLFMGDRWAYPRQNSAATYVWQPLLVTETSISLLDYKQSWQIDIAKGTWSASKIKGTEIENTNTKAIQYSGNWSQDKSSKISQSDAKGASFSVDFKGRQVGFYGTSKVDGGYAAIVIKNKKGKTILSSTIDMYCKYTENSLKFLSPVLTKGSYNITVTVVGEHGNWYKKDGTGFGSTGNFVSVDKIIVKN; this is translated from the coding sequence ATGTTTCAAAAAAACTATAAAAACACCATTCTAACAATAGCATTTTTCACCATTTCTACTTTGGCAGTAGCCCAAAAAGAAAAAATTGACGCTATTTATTCGGGAATTCCATGGTTTGACAATAATGGAAATGTGGTAAGTGCACATGGAGCCAATATTGTAAAAGACAACGGCAAATACTACCTTTTTGGAGAATACAAAAGCGACGATAATAATGCTTTTAATGGATTTAGTTGTTATTCTTCAACCGATTTATACAACTGGAAATTTGAAAAAATGGCATTAGCTGTACAAAAATCAGGGGCTTTGGGTCCTGATCGTGTTGGCGAAAGACCAAAAGTAATGAAATGTCCTAAAACCGGAGAATACATCATGTACATGCACGCCGATGACCTGAAATACAAAGACCAATATGTGGGTTATGCCACCTCTAAAACCATCAATGGCGAATATACTTTCCAAGGGCCTGTGCTTTTTGAAGGTAAACCTATCAAAAAATGGGATATGGGTACTTTTCAGGATGCTGATGGCAGCGGTTACATTATTACACATTCAGGAAATTTATATAAGCTGAATGATGATTATAAAAGTGTAACAGAACAATTGGTAAAAGACATGACATCGCATTGTGAAGCTCCGGTAATTATAAAAAAAGGCAATACTTATTTTTGGTTGGGTTCTGAACTAACTTCATGGGAACGAAACGACAATTATTATTTTACAGCTCCTTCTCTAAAAGGACCTTGGAAATCTCAAGGTATTTTCGCCCCTAAAGATTCATTAACCTGGAATTCACAATCTACATTTGTACTTCCAATAGTCGGTTCAAAAGACACAACTTATCTGTTCATGGGAGACCGCTGGGCTTATCCTCGTCAAAATTCGGCGGCCACTTATGTATGGCAACCGCTTTTAGTAACCGAAACCAGTATTTCACTTCTGGATTATAAACAAAGTTGGCAAATTGATATAGCAAAAGGCACCTGGTCTGCATCAAAGATAAAAGGAACCGAAATTGAAAATACCAATACCAAAGCGATTCAATATTCAGGGAATTGGTCACAAGATAAATCGTCCAAAATAAGTCAATCTGATGCTAAAGGAGCTTCTTTTTCGGTTGATTTTAAAGGAAGACAAGTTGGTTTTTATGGCACTTCAAAAGTAGATGGCGGTTATGCTGCTATTGTTATCAAAAACAAAAAAGGGAAAACAATACTATCGTCCACAATTGATATGTATTGCAAATACACCGAAAACTCTTTGAAATTCCTTAGCCCGGTTTTAACAAAAGGAAGTTATAACATAACGGT
- a CDS encoding glycoside hydrolase family 28 protein, with amino-acid sequence MKKFILCASLILSLSLYSFNIDPPKVTQKETKVKAPFGTTKIKTPDFSNCATFLITNFGAIKGDQNKTTQAIAKAIDAANKAGGGIVVIPEGEWLTGKIHFKSNVNLHLNKGALLLFSDNPNDYLPAVHSTWEGLECYNYSPLIYAYQCKNIAITGEGGIKAKMDFWKKWAGRPAGHMNSLKRLYNLSGQNVPVEQRVMVNDTANLRPQFIQFNRSENILLDGVSITNSPFWTVHMYLSKDIIVRNLNIYAHGHNNDGFDPEMSQNILVENVTFDQGDDAIAVKSGRNPEGWRSKTPTKNLIIRDCIIKNGHQLLAVGSELSGGIENVFIDNCEVLDGAKMFNLVFIKTNERMGGYVKNIYVQNIKGSKMDFGVLGIETDVLYQWKNLVPTVERRLTPISNVFLKNVTAKNVKFISRIKGEKELPIKNISLKNVTAETIQGEEKHISENVLNFKVK; translated from the coding sequence ATGAAAAAATTTATTCTGTGTGCTTCGCTAATTCTTTCACTTTCACTTTATTCTTTCAATATTGATCCTCCAAAGGTGACTCAAAAAGAAACAAAAGTTAAAGCACCTTTTGGAACCACTAAGATTAAAACCCCTGACTTTAGTAATTGTGCCACATTCTTAATCACTAATTTTGGCGCTATCAAAGGAGACCAAAATAAAACTACCCAAGCTATCGCTAAAGCTATTGATGCTGCTAACAAAGCGGGAGGCGGAATTGTTGTAATTCCGGAAGGAGAATGGCTTACCGGAAAAATCCACTTTAAAAGCAATGTCAATTTACATTTAAACAAAGGTGCTTTGCTGCTTTTCTCCGATAATCCAAACGATTATTTACCTGCTGTTCATTCTACCTGGGAAGGATTGGAATGTTACAATTATTCTCCTTTAATTTATGCTTACCAATGTAAAAACATCGCTATTACCGGCGAAGGTGGTATTAAGGCTAAGATGGATTTTTGGAAAAAATGGGCTGGTCGTCCCGCAGGTCACATGAATAGTTTAAAAAGACTGTACAATTTATCAGGTCAAAATGTTCCTGTTGAACAGCGTGTGATGGTCAACGATACGGCTAATCTTCGGCCGCAATTTATTCAATTTAACCGAAGCGAAAATATATTATTGGATGGAGTTTCAATAACCAATAGTCCGTTTTGGACGGTTCACATGTACCTTTCTAAGGATATTATTGTTCGAAATCTAAACATCTATGCCCATGGTCATAACAACGATGGTTTTGATCCTGAAATGAGTCAGAACATTTTAGTAGAAAACGTAACTTTCGATCAGGGTGATGATGCTATTGCTGTAAAATCAGGTAGAAATCCCGAAGGATGGCGCTCTAAAACTCCAACTAAAAACTTAATCATTCGCGACTGTATCATTAAAAACGGACACCAATTATTAGCTGTAGGAAGTGAATTATCAGGCGGAATAGAAAATGTTTTTATAGACAATTGCGAGGTATTGGATGGAGCAAAAATGTTCAATTTGGTATTCATTAAAACCAATGAACGTATGGGCGGTTATGTAAAAAATATTTATGTACAAAATATCAAAGGAAGCAAAATGGATTTTGGAGTACTTGGCATTGAAACAGATGTTTTGTACCAATGGAAAAATTTAGTCCCAACAGTTGAACGTCGCCTGACTCCTATTTCTAATGTTTTTCTAAAAAATGTTACAGCAAAAAACGTGAAATTTATTTCCCGAATTAAAGGTGAAAAAGAATTACCTATAAAAAACATTTCTCTTAAAAATGTCACTGCCGAAACCATTCAAGGAGAAGAAAAACACATTAGTGAAAACGTTTTAAACTTTAAAGTTAAGTAA
- a CDS encoding carboxymuconolactone decarboxylase family protein, translating to MRVNINETEPQAFKAMYALEGYLATIQLSKIEKELIKIRASQINGCAFCIDMHTKDALKYGETTQRIFLLNAWHETQLFTEKEKAILAITEEITLITNKGLSDATYAKAEEFFDQNQIAQIIMAVVTINAWNRIAVSTNLEPAQ from the coding sequence ATGAGAGTAAATATCAACGAAACAGAGCCCCAAGCTTTTAAAGCCATGTATGCCTTAGAAGGTTATTTAGCTACTATTCAATTATCTAAAATTGAGAAAGAATTAATTAAAATCCGTGCTTCTCAAATTAACGGTTGTGCCTTTTGTATCGACATGCACACTAAAGATGCCCTTAAATACGGAGAGACTACCCAACGCATTTTTCTGCTAAATGCATGGCACGAAACCCAATTATTTACCGAAAAAGAAAAAGCAATTTTAGCTATTACCGAAGAAATCACTTTGATTACCAACAAAGGATTATCGGATGCAACTTACGCAAAAGCCGAAGAATTTTTCGACCAAAATCAAATTGCACAAATTATCATGGCAGTAGTTACGATCAATGCCTGGAACAGAATTGCCGTAAGCACCAATTTAGAACCTGCTCAATAA
- a CDS encoding Crp/Fnr family transcriptional regulator gives MFEIFRLHLEKFIQINEEEFAAIIPFFKVIEVKRKENLLIEGAICKSHFFVLEGCLRKFFINDKGIEQTTEFAIENWWITDNIAYEHGLATSFYIQAVEKSEIMLIEREAQEKLLKKFPKMERYFRFIYQRAYAASQMRIKYLYDFTKEEFYEQLCKSQPEFVQRIPQYLIASFLGFSPEYLSEIRKKKRS, from the coding sequence ATGTTCGAAATATTCAGACTTCATCTAGAAAAGTTTATCCAAATCAACGAAGAAGAGTTTGCAGCCATCATTCCTTTTTTTAAAGTTATAGAAGTTAAAAGAAAAGAAAACCTACTTATAGAAGGCGCTATTTGCAAATCGCATTTTTTTGTTCTTGAAGGCTGTTTGAGAAAGTTTTTTATCAACGACAAAGGAATTGAACAAACCACCGAATTTGCCATAGAAAACTGGTGGATTACCGATAACATTGCCTACGAACACGGATTAGCAACCTCTTTTTACATTCAGGCTGTAGAAAAATCAGAAATAATGCTTATCGAGCGCGAGGCCCAGGAAAAACTTTTAAAAAAATTTCCTAAAATGGAGCGCTATTTTAGATTCATCTATCAACGTGCTTATGCCGCTTCGCAAATGAGAATAAAATATCTATATGATTTTACAAAAGAAGAATTTTACGAACAGCTTTGTAAAAGCCAACCCGAATTTGTCCAACGCATTCCACAATACCTCATTGCTTCTTTTCTGGGATTCTCCCCTGAATATTTAAGCGAAATCAGGAAAAAAAAGCGTTCTTAA
- a CDS encoding PAS domain S-box protein — MEDKKTTYDELLVKIKNQEQKMNKAKRLYLFVSRINQLIVRIQDRKQLFQEVCDVAIEVGKFKMAWIGLINPETKEVLPVSVAGDHQDYLSIVKTISLSSKQKGGTGPAGIAMRTAKYKLCNAIEDDPIMEPWREEALKKGFLSVMALPIKMFDKVIGVFVIYAAEKNYFDDEEIQLLDNATSDVSFALEFFEKEKMRKRAEEAVAQSEKRFHTLTEVSPVGIYRTDLTGATTYVNQRWTQIVGINFEQSMGSGWYLAIHPDDQVKLFNEWKKVVKNREKSLLEYRFVKPDGTIVWVIGQATPETNAENQIIGFIGTITDITERKLAEDKFLSANKKLEAIIQAIPDMIFEIGLDSIIYNYHSQNTNSLLMPVEQFIGKKIPDVLPPNAAQTCLYALKEASEKGFSNGEQYTLEMPDGLHWYELSIAPMKEEANKEPHFICISRDITEQHKMNEEIQKSKEQAEAANKYKTDFLANMSHEIRTPLNGIIGFTSLLMETKLEEKQQKYMSTINESAMTLMDIVNDILDFSKIEAGKLELKIEEVDLFALSNQIISLFKYQATQKQIDLILNIDASVPQFVFVDLLRLKQIVVNLLGNAIKFTQKGQIRLDIEALLPIEADYVHLSFSVKDTGIGINPKNRDKIFHSFVQEDNSTSRQFGGTGLGLAISNQLLELMDSKLQLESIPGEGSNFYFCITLKKSNFKIQHQSQSEKMTVAKPIPGSKKVLIVEDNKINMFLAKTLIQKIIPDCSILEAFDGEQAVEQYKIQQPDIILMDIQMPNKNGFEATYEIRKIEENSFTPIVALTAGIFIEEKEECLKSGMNDYITKPIIPSDLEIVLNKWLVG, encoded by the coding sequence ATGGAAGACAAAAAAACTACTTATGACGAATTATTAGTTAAGATAAAAAATCAGGAGCAAAAGATGAATAAAGCCAAGCGCTTGTATCTTTTTGTGAGTAGAATTAATCAGTTAATTGTTCGTATTCAGGATAGAAAGCAGTTGTTTCAGGAAGTTTGTGATGTTGCTATCGAAGTTGGTAAATTTAAAATGGCCTGGATTGGTTTGATTAATCCGGAAACTAAAGAAGTACTTCCGGTGAGTGTAGCTGGAGATCATCAGGATTATTTGTCAATAGTTAAAACTATTTCTCTTAGTTCTAAACAAAAAGGAGGTACAGGCCCCGCAGGAATTGCTATGCGAACAGCAAAATACAAGTTATGTAATGCTATTGAAGATGATCCAATTATGGAACCCTGGCGGGAAGAAGCATTGAAAAAAGGTTTTTTGTCAGTTATGGCTTTGCCTATTAAAATGTTTGACAAGGTAATAGGTGTTTTTGTTATTTATGCAGCTGAAAAAAATTACTTTGATGACGAAGAGATACAATTATTAGATAATGCAACTTCCGATGTTTCTTTTGCCTTAGAGTTTTTTGAAAAAGAAAAAATGCGAAAAAGAGCTGAGGAGGCGGTTGCTCAAAGTGAAAAACGATTCCATACTCTAACTGAGGTTTCTCCGGTAGGAATTTACAGAACCGATTTAACAGGAGCAACTACTTATGTCAATCAACGCTGGACACAAATTGTAGGCATCAACTTTGAGCAATCCATGGGCAGCGGATGGTATTTAGCTATTCATCCTGACGATCAGGTTAAATTATTTAATGAATGGAAAAAAGTAGTTAAAAACAGAGAAAAGTCATTGTTAGAATATCGTTTTGTTAAACCCGACGGAACAATTGTTTGGGTGATAGGTCAGGCAACTCCCGAAACAAATGCAGAGAATCAAATTATTGGTTTTATTGGGACAATTACCGATATAACGGAGCGTAAACTGGCTGAAGATAAATTTTTGAGTGCAAATAAAAAGCTCGAAGCCATAATTCAGGCTATTCCTGATATGATTTTTGAAATAGGTCTGGATAGCATTATTTATAATTATCATTCTCAAAACACCAATAGTTTGTTAATGCCTGTAGAACAGTTTATAGGCAAAAAAATTCCGGATGTACTTCCTCCCAATGCGGCTCAAACCTGTTTATATGCTTTAAAAGAAGCTTCCGAAAAGGGCTTTTCTAACGGAGAGCAATATACTTTGGAAATGCCGGATGGTCTTCATTGGTACGAACTGTCGATTGCACCCATGAAGGAAGAAGCAAACAAAGAACCTCATTTTATATGTATTTCCAGAGATATTACTGAGCAACATAAAATGAATGAAGAGATTCAAAAATCCAAAGAACAAGCCGAAGCTGCCAATAAATACAAAACCGATTTCTTAGCCAATATGAGCCATGAAATTAGAACTCCGCTCAATGGAATTATTGGTTTTACTTCGTTGTTAATGGAGACTAAATTAGAAGAAAAACAACAAAAATACATGTCAACCATAAATGAATCAGCCATGACATTAATGGATATTGTGAATGATATTTTGGACTTTTCTAAGATTGAAGCAGGAAAATTAGAACTTAAAATTGAAGAAGTAGATCTTTTTGCATTGTCAAATCAGATAATTTCATTATTTAAATACCAGGCAACTCAAAAGCAAATTGATCTGATTTTGAATATTGATGCTAGTGTGCCTCAGTTTGTTTTTGTTGATCTTTTACGATTAAAACAGATTGTAGTTAATTTATTAGGCAATGCCATCAAGTTTACCCAAAAAGGGCAAATACGATTGGATATTGAAGCTTTATTGCCTATTGAAGCTGATTATGTCCATCTTAGTTTTTCGGTAAAAGACACAGGAATAGGGATTAATCCAAAGAATCGAGATAAAATTTTTCACTCCTTTGTGCAGGAAGACAATTCAACAAGTCGTCAATTTGGAGGCACCGGATTAGGATTAGCTATTTCCAATCAGCTTTTAGAGTTGATGGATTCTAAATTACAATTAGAAAGTATTCCGGGAGAAGGAAGTAATTTCTATTTTTGCATTACTTTAAAAAAATCAAATTTTAAAATTCAACATCAATCACAATCAGAGAAAATGACTGTAGCGAAGCCAATTCCCGGAAGCAAGAAAGTTTTAATTGTAGAAGACAATAAGATTAATATGTTTTTGGCCAAAACACTGATTCAAAAAATTATTCCTGATTGCTCTATTTTAGAGGCTTTTGATGGGGAGCAAGCCGTTGAGCAATACAAAATCCAACAACCGGATATTATTTTGATGGATATTCAAATGCCTAATAAAAACGGTTTTGAGGCCACTTATGAAATTAGAAAAATCGAAGAAAACTCATTTACACCTATTGTTGCCCTGACTGCAGGAATATTTATTGAAGAAAAAGAAGAATGTTTAAAATCAGGGATGAATGATTATATAACAAAACCCATCATCCCATCTGATTTAGAAA